In one Echinicola marina genomic region, the following are encoded:
- a CDS encoding glycoside hydrolase family 28 protein — MMKINSKYYILGLAVSLLVGCGQKEAEKVDQGPWSQLDSIRALIKAPEFQEQDFLITDFGAQAGGEQLNTAAIAQAIAACNEAGGGRVIVPEGVFLTGAVHLKSNVNLHISEGAVLRFSRNPKDYLPVVRSRWEGMDLMNYSPFIYAYQQENIAITGKGTLDGNSDMENWWPWCGAKHYGWKEGMGRQNPARKLLHEMVHDQVPLEERVFGEGHFLRPQFVQPFECKNVLIQDVKLINSPMWNLHPVLCENVTVERVRIETLGPNNDGCDPEACKNVLIKDCYFDTGDDCIAIKSGRNEDGRIPGIPSENIIIEGCEMKEGHGGVVIGSEISGGARNVFAQNLTMDSPNLDRVLRIKTSSKRGGIVENVYMRDVVVGTYKEAAVRFNMFYEEEGDHIPTIRNVIVENLYVKNGGKYAVLANAYESSPVTNFQMINCRIDSVDQVFNVNHLKDVTFENVVINGEEVKFEGEEQ; from the coding sequence ATGATGAAGATAAACAGTAAATACTATATTTTAGGATTGGCGGTCAGCTTATTGGTAGGCTGTGGGCAAAAGGAGGCGGAAAAAGTGGATCAAGGTCCTTGGTCCCAGCTGGATTCCATTCGAGCTTTGATCAAGGCCCCTGAATTTCAGGAGCAGGATTTTTTGATTACAGACTTTGGAGCTCAAGCAGGGGGAGAACAGCTCAATACAGCGGCTATTGCCCAGGCGATTGCGGCCTGTAATGAAGCAGGTGGTGGACGTGTGATTGTACCTGAAGGGGTATTTCTTACGGGGGCGGTACACTTGAAGAGCAATGTCAATCTTCATATTTCGGAAGGTGCTGTGCTGAGGTTTAGCCGTAATCCCAAAGACTATCTACCTGTGGTGCGCAGTCGTTGGGAGGGCATGGACCTGATGAATTATTCGCCATTTATCTATGCCTACCAACAGGAAAATATAGCGATTACCGGTAAAGGCACTTTGGATGGGAATTCTGATATGGAAAATTGGTGGCCATGGTGCGGTGCCAAGCATTATGGCTGGAAAGAAGGCATGGGCAGGCAAAATCCAGCTAGGAAACTTTTACATGAAATGGTACATGACCAAGTGCCATTGGAGGAAAGGGTATTTGGGGAAGGCCACTTTTTGCGTCCACAGTTTGTGCAACCATTTGAGTGTAAAAATGTCCTGATCCAAGATGTGAAATTGATCAATTCTCCTATGTGGAATTTACATCCCGTGCTTTGCGAGAATGTTACCGTAGAGCGGGTCCGCATAGAAACCCTGGGGCCCAATAATGATGGTTGTGACCCAGAGGCATGTAAAAATGTCTTGATCAAGGATTGCTATTTTGACACGGGAGATGACTGTATTGCAATTAAATCCGGAAGAAATGAAGACGGGAGAATTCCTGGTATTCCTTCCGAAAACATCATTATTGAGGGTTGTGAAATGAAAGAAGGTCATGGAGGAGTGGTGATCGGCAGTGAGATTTCTGGTGGTGCCCGTAATGTGTTTGCTCAGAACCTGACCATGGACAGTCCCAATCTGGACAGGGTGTTACGCATCAAAACCAGCTCCAAGCGGGGAGGGATTGTAGAGAATGTATATATGAGAGATGTGGTGGTAGGTACTTATAAAGAGGCTGCCGTCCGTTTTAATATGTTTTATGAGGAGGAAGGTGACCATATTCCGACCATTCGAAATGTGATCGTAGAAAACCTGTACGTGAAAAATGGAGGTAAATATGCTGTTTTGGCCAATGCTTATGAGAGTTCTCCAGTAACGAATTTCCAAATGATCAATTGCCGTATTGATAGCGTGGATCAGGTATTCAATGTCAATCACCTCAAGGATGTTACATTTGAAAATGTGGTGATCAATGGAGAGGAAGTGAAATTTGAAGGAGAAGAACAATAA
- a CDS encoding pectate lyase family protein, translating into MRYIPLLLVITLLSSVLTQAQQLAFPGAEGFGKYASGGRGGEVYKVTNLNDSGPGSFREAVSESNRTVVFEVGGVIHIKSRIVVQENITIAGQTAPGEGITIYGNGLSYSDANNTITRYIRVRMGKVGDKGKDAIGIAHGHDMIFDHVSITWGRDGTFDLNGDVQNVTLQHSIIGQGLQTHSTGGLIQPNGGVSILACLWINNHTRNPKVKGMNQYVNNVVYNWAVAGYIQGGGSAGKSYANVEGNYFIAGPETGDTPPFNRSNENFHIYAKDNWYDGNFNGKLDGELVERKVYEPVTWKEDPFDYPEVTVLHPEEAYQQAVDQVGASLYRDEVDNFLIKDLVSLGKKGKTISDEMELPMKGPGKVKGGKADKDTDGDGMPDKYENRNGLDPRDANDRNRTDKNGYTALENYLNGLVVDHYLSWNGNQF; encoded by the coding sequence GGAGGGGAAGTTTATAAAGTTACCAATTTAAACGATTCCGGTCCTGGTTCCTTTAGAGAAGCAGTAAGCGAGTCCAATAGGACCGTGGTTTTTGAAGTAGGAGGGGTGATCCACATCAAATCCAGAATTGTGGTGCAGGAAAATATTACCATAGCAGGTCAGACAGCTCCTGGAGAAGGAATTACGATTTATGGAAATGGACTGAGCTATTCTGATGCTAACAATACCATTACTCGATATATCCGTGTAAGAATGGGAAAGGTGGGAGATAAGGGAAAAGATGCCATAGGGATAGCTCATGGTCATGATATGATTTTTGATCATGTTTCCATCACTTGGGGCAGAGATGGGACTTTTGATCTCAATGGTGATGTGCAAAATGTTACTTTACAGCATTCTATCATCGGACAGGGCTTGCAAACACACTCTACAGGAGGCTTGATTCAGCCCAATGGCGGGGTGTCTATTTTGGCTTGCCTATGGATCAATAACCACACTAGAAATCCCAAAGTAAAAGGCATGAATCAATATGTTAATAATGTTGTCTACAATTGGGCAGTGGCCGGTTATATCCAAGGAGGGGGCTCTGCAGGTAAGTCTTATGCAAATGTTGAAGGCAATTATTTCATAGCGGGCCCTGAAACAGGAGATACACCACCGTTTAACCGCTCCAATGAAAACTTTCATATTTATGCCAAAGACAATTGGTATGATGGGAACTTCAATGGAAAGTTGGATGGTGAGCTAGTGGAGAGAAAAGTATACGAGCCTGTTACTTGGAAGGAAGACCCCTTTGATTATCCTGAAGTGACTGTCCTCCATCCGGAAGAAGCCTATCAACAAGCCGTGGATCAAGTTGGCGCATCATTATACAGGGATGAGGTAGATAATTTCCTGATCAAGGATTTGGTTTCCCTCGGGAAAAAAGGAAAAACCATCAGTGATGAAATGGAGCTTCCCATGAAAGGTCCAGGAAAAGTTAAAGGTGGGAAAGCTGATAAGGATACCGATGGCGATGGAATGCCAGACAAGTATGAGAATCGAAATGGCTTGGACCCGAGGGATGCTAATGATAGAAACCGGACAGACAAGAACGGATATACAGCATTGGAAAATTATCTTAATGGATTAGTAGTGGATCACTATCTAAGTTGGAATGGAAACCAATTTTGA
- a CDS encoding LamG-like jellyroll fold domain-containing protein — MNFTFTYPFRKVGITCFLAILLTGLIIHQNLAQTLAFPGAEGFGRFAEGGRNGEVYIVSNLNDSGPGSFRDAVSEPNRIVVFEVGGIIQTNSRIVVAHNVTIAGQTAPGDGVVIYGDGITFTQASNSIVRYLRVRMGRYGTSGADAMTMTDDAKHLIFDHVSASWGRDETFSITGHADSITIQNSIISQGLETHSCGGLLEPSGVISLFRNLYIDNNTRNPKVKNRNQFVNNVVYNWGRGGGYIMGGSTADSRANIIHNYYIDGPSTSIRPFSRGTESFIPYVEGNYHDGNLNGVLDGELVEQSAYEGITTFAEMPYDYAFPEQVMTAQESYAFVLAEAGANYPRRDQVDKFLMTELSSLGLEGKLISNERELPTGGPGQVFGAPSKADTDRDGIPDEWETANGLNPNDAADAMQIAPDGYAYIEHYINGILEQTPEDFLRPITKLSYGEVSPYSIKLGWVNNDIRYEGIVLESATGNGEFSVLDSLSGNITEILVEELVPNTTYQFRLTPYSSALGAVPSNTLNVKTTPVPTAPSEASLSFPNDGFSFADTTTLDLSWAGSENTDFYLLYIGNDPEDLQLTDSLTTSEYQLADLMSNRTYYWKVDAGNELGLTEGTVWSFTTRPFISRGLVGAWLMDHEEGTLVADSSRFANDGEVNELNDFSWAEGKVNNALDFTNAENPSHVFIPHADQLYFDEHSFTISMWLKSSAPTSQSYLIHKGTFKADENTGGTGQWYGLEIKDGNLRFAVDDNNTKTELSTSASPIFSGDWVHLVAIRDREEDVLRIYFNGVKIKETNDRTEKSIGQLEPIVLGNSNGFGTPFKGYIDEVKLFNKQLTDQEVLELYHTLSTPMKAFAPSLAEGAVLEGFGKEVPVSWKGGVNTTSYQIYLGEEQDNLDLVGSTDVENPSFSLKDLEGKKTYYWRVDALGPNGTTTGDVWMFEAAAPAGLVGYWKMDEQTGVMVEDHSSYEQDGMAQGFDSTDRVAGKFGQAYAFEGPNSSASIGIPHADHLTFDQTSFTISMWVKIPEDTYRYGEGKDSYLIHKGSFADNWYGIQLRDGRLTFAIDDDRTKTSVSTSVSNGSSHPLFTDEWVHLVAIRDSESRKIRFYINGQMTAETNSGTGRIGKSSPVSLGNSDENKPFRDKMDDVRLYNYALGASEIAALYYAFPKLEVVYKNEDLNQLSDDQLQPNFKLVNKDTMAVDLKDITARYWFTPENTQHIQTRLDYAALGADQVTMSYIGLVEPREKALGYVEYAFGENSHLAQGNDSGEIKSGIHDEDWSDFDETNDYSMLESSDFTLNPSITLYYQGKLIWGNEPQLVPEERVAKVYLKHQSSKDNTIKKAFNLANEGNLPLDYEGLSFRYWFTKDGGGDLNTTIDYAVLGKDNVQGTFMDVSGDSSSADHYLEVKLAPALGGLSQLSKTGEIALRIIKSDWSGFEQENDYSFMDNSDWTLQENITVYYYGKLIYGNEPEVNSIESADQRSLPKAVNRVNGEEEVQVKVFPNPSSGLIKLYLPKQVSELVSVSIYDVNGVKKVDRLIDSPVSTWDISSYASGIYFMYVNISGIRTVQKIIKE, encoded by the coding sequence ATGAATTTTACTTTTACTTATCCATTTAGGAAAGTAGGCATTACCTGCTTTCTGGCTATCCTATTGACAGGATTAATCATTCACCAAAATTTAGCCCAAACCTTGGCCTTTCCCGGTGCGGAAGGTTTCGGGAGATTTGCAGAAGGAGGGAGAAATGGTGAAGTGTACATTGTAAGCAATCTTAATGACTCCGGCCCAGGATCCTTTCGAGATGCTGTAAGTGAACCCAATAGAATCGTAGTGTTTGAAGTGGGCGGGATCATTCAGACCAATTCGAGAATAGTCGTAGCTCATAATGTCACTATTGCGGGACAGACAGCACCAGGAGATGGAGTGGTCATTTACGGCGATGGTATTACCTTCACCCAGGCCAGTAACTCCATAGTACGTTATCTGCGGGTGAGGATGGGACGCTATGGTACCAGTGGAGCAGATGCCATGACCATGACAGATGATGCCAAGCACCTTATCTTTGACCATGTTTCTGCTAGCTGGGGAAGGGATGAGACTTTTTCCATTACTGGACATGCTGACAGTATCACCATCCAAAACAGCATAATCTCCCAAGGACTGGAAACCCATTCCTGTGGTGGATTATTGGAACCGTCAGGGGTGATCAGCCTCTTTAGGAACTTGTATATTGACAATAATACACGTAATCCCAAAGTTAAAAACCGGAACCAGTTCGTGAATAATGTGGTCTATAATTGGGGCCGAGGTGGAGGATATATTATGGGGGGATCTACGGCGGATTCCCGGGCAAATATCATCCACAATTATTATATCGATGGGCCAAGTACAAGCATCCGACCCTTTTCCAGAGGGACAGAATCCTTTATCCCCTATGTGGAGGGAAATTATCATGACGGAAATTTAAACGGTGTTTTGGACGGAGAATTGGTAGAGCAATCTGCTTATGAAGGGATCACAACCTTTGCTGAAATGCCTTATGATTATGCTTTCCCAGAACAGGTGATGACTGCTCAGGAGAGTTATGCTTTCGTTTTAGCGGAAGCTGGGGCCAACTATCCGCGAAGGGATCAAGTTGATAAATTCCTGATGACTGAGCTAAGCAGCCTTGGCTTAGAGGGAAAGCTGATTTCAAATGAAAGGGAGCTGCCAACAGGAGGTCCAGGGCAAGTTTTTGGAGCTCCATCAAAAGCAGACACGGACCGGGATGGGATTCCTGATGAGTGGGAAACGGCCAATGGGCTGAATCCCAATGATGCTGCCGATGCCATGCAGATAGCTCCTGATGGCTATGCCTATATTGAGCATTATATCAATGGAATTCTTGAACAAACACCAGAAGATTTTTTGAGGCCTATTACCAAACTGTCTTATGGAGAAGTCAGCCCTTATAGTATTAAGTTGGGTTGGGTAAATAATGATATACGATATGAAGGTATTGTATTGGAAAGCGCAACTGGGAATGGAGAATTTAGCGTATTGGATAGCTTATCAGGAAATATTACCGAAATATTGGTAGAGGAATTGGTGCCGAATACAACATATCAGTTTAGATTGACACCATACAGCAGTGCACTAGGGGCGGTGCCTTCAAATACTTTGAATGTCAAAACCACCCCGGTTCCGACAGCTCCTTCAGAAGCGAGCTTAAGTTTTCCGAATGATGGGTTCAGTTTTGCGGATACTACCACTTTGGATTTAAGTTGGGCGGGAAGTGAAAACACCGATTTTTATTTGCTATATATTGGCAATGATCCCGAGGATTTGCAGTTGACAGATTCATTAACTACCAGCGAATACCAACTGGCAGACTTGATGTCCAATCGTACCTATTACTGGAAAGTGGATGCGGGCAATGAACTTGGGCTTACAGAGGGAACTGTATGGTCCTTTACCACCCGCCCCTTTATTTCAAGAGGCTTGGTAGGAGCTTGGTTAATGGATCATGAGGAAGGGACTTTGGTGGCAGATAGTAGCCGGTTTGCTAATGATGGGGAAGTCAATGAACTTAACGATTTTTCTTGGGCAGAAGGAAAGGTAAATAATGCCCTGGACTTCACCAATGCAGAAAATCCTTCTCATGTTTTTATACCCCATGCAGATCAACTGTATTTTGATGAACATTCATTTACCATTTCCATGTGGCTGAAGTCATCTGCTCCTACTTCTCAATCCTATTTGATACACAAAGGAACCTTCAAAGCAGATGAGAACACTGGGGGAACGGGACAATGGTATGGATTGGAAATCAAAGATGGCAACTTAAGATTTGCCGTAGATGATAATAACACCAAAACCGAGCTTTCCACTAGTGCCTCTCCTATTTTTTCCGGGGACTGGGTGCACTTAGTGGCCATCAGGGACCGGGAAGAGGATGTCCTGAGGATTTATTTTAATGGGGTCAAAATTAAGGAAACCAATGACCGCACTGAGAAGAGCATTGGCCAGTTGGAACCGATTGTTTTGGGAAATTCCAATGGTTTTGGGACACCTTTTAAAGGCTATATTGATGAAGTAAAACTTTTCAATAAGCAGCTGACTGATCAGGAAGTGCTGGAATTATACCATACCCTTTCGACACCGATGAAAGCTTTTGCTCCATCATTGGCTGAGGGAGCTGTTTTGGAAGGATTTGGCAAAGAAGTTCCTGTTAGCTGGAAAGGTGGAGTGAACACGACTTCTTACCAAATTTACCTTGGAGAGGAACAAGATAATTTAGATTTGGTAGGAAGTACTGACGTAGAAAACCCAAGTTTTAGTTTGAAAGATCTGGAAGGGAAAAAGACCTATTATTGGCGAGTGGATGCTTTAGGTCCAAATGGTACCACTACCGGGGATGTTTGGATGTTTGAGGCTGCTGCTCCTGCAGGCTTGGTAGGCTACTGGAAGATGGATGAGCAAACAGGAGTAATGGTAGAAGACCATAGTAGCTATGAACAGGATGGAATGGCCCAAGGCTTTGATAGTACAGATAGAGTAGCGGGTAAATTTGGGCAGGCGTATGCATTTGAAGGTCCTAACAGCAGCGCATCCATAGGTATTCCACATGCCGATCATTTGACCTTTGATCAGACCTCCTTTACCATTTCCATGTGGGTGAAAATCCCGGAAGATACTTATCGGTATGGAGAAGGGAAAGACAGCTATTTGATCCATAAAGGAAGTTTTGCGGACAATTGGTACGGTATCCAACTGAGGGATGGTCGACTGACCTTCGCCATCGATGATGATAGGACCAAAACCTCTGTAAGTACTAGCGTTAGCAATGGTTCTTCGCATCCCCTATTTACAGATGAATGGGTGCATTTGGTGGCCATTAGGGATAGTGAGTCAAGGAAAATCCGATTTTATATCAATGGACAAATGACCGCTGAAACCAATTCTGGTACAGGTAGGATAGGGAAATCCAGTCCTGTAAGTTTGGGTAATTCTGACGAAAACAAACCTTTCAGGGATAAAATGGATGATGTGCGGCTGTATAATTATGCACTGGGTGCATCGGAAATAGCGGCTTTGTACTATGCTTTCCCAAAACTGGAGGTAGTTTACAAAAATGAAGACCTTAATCAGCTGAGTGATGATCAGCTTCAGCCAAACTTCAAATTGGTCAATAAGGATACCATGGCAGTAGATTTAAAGGATATTACTGCAAGGTACTGGTTTACTCCAGAAAACACCCAGCATATTCAAACCAGGTTAGATTATGCTGCATTGGGGGCAGACCAGGTGACCATGAGTTATATAGGGCTAGTTGAGCCTCGGGAAAAGGCCTTGGGCTATGTAGAATATGCATTTGGAGAAAATAGCCATCTCGCTCAGGGCAATGATTCCGGAGAAATCAAATCGGGAATCCATGATGAAGATTGGTCTGACTTTGATGAAACGAATGATTATTCCATGCTCGAATCTTCTGACTTTACCCTTAACCCGTCCATTACTTTGTACTATCAAGGAAAATTGATTTGGGGTAATGAACCTCAATTGGTACCAGAAGAAAGGGTGGCCAAAGTTTATTTGAAACACCAGTCTTCAAAGGACAATACCATCAAAAAGGCCTTCAATTTAGCAAATGAAGGTAATTTGCCATTGGATTATGAAGGGTTGAGTTTTAGGTATTGGTTTACCAAAGATGGAGGAGGAGATTTGAACACGACCATAGATTATGCAGTGCTGGGCAAAGATAATGTGCAAGGAACCTTTATGGATGTATCGGGTGATTCCTCGAGTGCAGATCATTATTTGGAAGTGAAATTAGCTCCAGCTTTGGGAGGACTCTCTCAATTGAGCAAGACGGGTGAGATAGCACTGAGGATAATCAAGTCTGACTGGTCCGGCTTTGAGCAGGAAAACGATTATTCATTTATGGATAATAGTGATTGGACTTTGCAAGAAAACATTACGGTTTATTACTACGGGAAATTGATCTATGGAAATGAGCCTGAAGTTAATTCGATTGAATCGGCTGATCAGCGGAGTTTGCCAAAAGCTGTAAATAGGGTCAATGGTGAAGAAGAAGTGCAGGTTAAGGTCTTTCCAAATCCTAGTAGCGGTTTGATCAAACTCTATTTGCCAAAACAAGTTTCAGAATTGGTAAGTGTAAGTATTTATGATGTGAATGGTGTCAAGAAGGTTGATAGATTGATAGACAGCCCTGTGAGTACTTGGGATATCAGCAGTTATGCATCTGGGATTTATTTTATGTATGTGAATATTTCAGGAATAAGGACAGTCCAAAAAATCATCAAAGAGTAG
- a CDS encoding addiction module protein — MDIQTMKIDLIHWLTELQDQKVLEKLKAFNDQQEGLSESHQALLDDRIAAYKANPKNTLDWDEVMKELDKKQGVTRSSCFLKPV; from the coding sequence ATGGATATTCAAACGATGAAAATAGATCTTATACACTGGCTTACGGAGTTACAAGACCAGAAGGTTTTGGAAAAATTAAAAGCCTTCAATGATCAGCAAGAAGGATTAAGTGAATCTCATCAAGCGTTATTGGATGATCGCATTGCAGCTTATAAAGCAAATCCTAAAAATACACTTGACTGGGACGAAGTCATGAAAGAGCTTGATAAAAAACAAGGAGTTACAAGATCAAGTTGCTTCCTGAAGCCCGTATAG
- a CDS encoding glycoside hydrolase family 65 protein, giving the protein MINLFKKRSFKAFSLVLSAGLTFYSCSMPQEGGEEKSTSIDRFSLVNRHNVVLTQPDTLASLSVGNGEFAYTVDVSGLQTFPEYYEKGVSLGTQSQWGWHAFPNPDNYEWEEILRYDTSAIGQVISFPVQWKEGRKKKVTDYFRTSPHRLHLGIIGLEILKSDGSKVEVDDLENIQQELDLWNGKITSEYTVEGQPVKVELFAHQEKDGIAAKISSPLVANGQLKVKFRYPYGSGCHVCPGYDWTQADKHTSYVEVTRPSQVRVSRTLDSTKYVTDISWEGNGAFETAAKHTFLLNAQEGQETLEFTALFSKEGEDQLPDFEATANSSSQGWEEFWQSGGVIDFSECTDERAEELERRVVLSQYLTKVNCAGSLPPQETGLTMNSWYGKFHMEMHWWHGAHFGLWNRVELMEKSLPWYFSSLEKAKATAARQGFKGARWQKMTDPYGDESPSKVAPYLIWQQPHILYFVEQLYQDREDQATLEKYKELVFETAEFMASFAKKSEKDGKYHLIAPLIPAQELFPANATDDPPFELAYWHYGLNIALDWQKRLGIEENPQWREVLDNLAPLAIKDSLYLPSSTHPRAYEDDFYLHDHPVVLGAYGILPKTDMIDTVIMKNTLEKILKIWNWDSTWGWDYPMMAMSAARLNMPETALEALFMGKEKNTYLPNGHNYQDERLRIYLPGNGGLLTTVAMMAAGWEGAPDRANPGFPDNGKWNVKWEGLKEMP; this is encoded by the coding sequence ATGATCAATTTATTTAAGAAGCGTTCTTTCAAAGCATTTAGTCTGGTATTGTCGGCTGGATTAACTTTTTATTCATGCTCTATGCCCCAAGAAGGTGGAGAGGAGAAATCCACGTCGATAGACCGTTTTTCCCTGGTCAACAGGCATAATGTTGTACTGACCCAGCCCGATACTTTAGCCTCGCTTTCTGTGGGCAATGGGGAATTTGCCTATACGGTGGATGTCAGCGGCTTACAGACATTTCCGGAATATTATGAAAAGGGAGTGTCCCTTGGTACACAAAGCCAATGGGGCTGGCATGCTTTTCCTAATCCGGACAATTATGAATGGGAGGAGATCTTACGCTATGATACCTCGGCCATTGGTCAGGTGATATCCTTTCCGGTACAGTGGAAAGAGGGGCGAAAAAAGAAAGTCACCGATTATTTCAGGACCAGTCCACATCGCCTGCATTTGGGCATTATTGGTTTGGAGATATTAAAATCTGATGGAAGTAAGGTGGAAGTGGATGATCTGGAAAATATACAGCAGGAATTGGATTTATGGAATGGAAAGATCACCAGCGAGTATACAGTGGAGGGGCAGCCAGTAAAAGTGGAGCTTTTTGCCCATCAGGAAAAAGATGGAATTGCAGCGAAAATCAGCTCACCTTTGGTGGCAAATGGCCAATTGAAAGTGAAATTCAGGTATCCTTATGGCTCAGGATGCCATGTTTGCCCAGGTTATGATTGGACGCAAGCAGATAAACATACTTCCTATGTAGAAGTAACAAGACCAAGCCAAGTGAGGGTTTCGCGGACATTGGACAGTACCAAATATGTGACGGATATTAGTTGGGAAGGTAATGGTGCTTTTGAAACAGCAGCAAAGCATACCTTTTTGCTCAATGCGCAAGAGGGACAGGAAACATTGGAATTTACAGCCCTTTTTTCCAAAGAGGGAGAAGATCAATTGCCCGATTTTGAGGCTACTGCAAATAGTAGCAGTCAAGGTTGGGAAGAATTTTGGCAATCCGGTGGGGTGATTGATTTTTCGGAATGTACCGATGAGCGGGCAGAGGAACTGGAAAGAAGGGTGGTCCTTTCCCAATACCTTACCAAGGTCAATTGTGCGGGTTCCTTACCTCCACAGGAGACAGGATTGACCATGAACAGCTGGTATGGGAAATTCCATATGGAAATGCATTGGTGGCATGGTGCACATTTTGGGCTTTGGAACCGGGTGGAATTAATGGAAAAAAGCCTGCCTTGGTATTTCAGTTCTTTGGAGAAGGCCAAGGCCACTGCAGCTCGTCAGGGATTTAAAGGCGCCAGATGGCAAAAAATGACTGATCCTTATGGAGATGAAAGTCCATCTAAAGTAGCCCCATACTTGATTTGGCAGCAGCCCCACATCCTTTACTTTGTAGAGCAACTTTATCAGGATAGGGAAGATCAGGCCACTTTGGAGAAATACAAGGAGCTTGTGTTCGAAACAGCTGAATTTATGGCATCCTTTGCAAAGAAGAGCGAAAAGGATGGCAAATACCATTTGATAGCGCCATTGATTCCTGCTCAGGAGCTATTTCCTGCCAATGCTACTGATGATCCTCCTTTTGAGTTGGCTTACTGGCACTATGGTTTGAATATAGCATTGGATTGGCAAAAGCGTTTGGGTATAGAAGAAAATCCACAGTGGAGAGAGGTCTTGGATAATTTGGCTCCTTTGGCCATCAAAGACAGCCTTTATCTGCCCAGCAGTACCCATCCTAGGGCTTATGAAGATGATTTTTACCTGCATGACCACCCGGTGGTCTTGGGGGCTTATGGGATTTTACCAAAGACCGATATGATCGATACGGTCATTATGAAGAATACATTGGAGAAAATTTTGAAGATCTGGAACTGGGACTCTACCTGGGGTTGGGATTATCCGATGATGGCCATGAGTGCGGCAAGACTCAATATGCCTGAAACAGCTTTGGAAGCCCTTTTTATGGGAAAAGAAAAGAATACCTATTTACCAAACGGCCATAACTATCAAGATGAGCGCTTGAGAATCTATCTGCCAGGCAATGGTGGATTGCTTACAACAGTCGCCATGATGGCAGCAGGTTGGGAAGGAGCACCAGATCGGGCTAATCCGGGTTTCCCTGACAATGGAAAATGGAATGTAAAATGGGAAGGACTTAAGGAAATGCCTTGA
- a CDS encoding glycoside hydrolase family 88/105 protein, which produces MKKLSLLLIMAIFFSQSTFGQSGQIDEDLDWSERMALSVMKRNPEAWQVDFMDRAVWSYPQGLMLHAFEELWKKTDNNTYYNYIQAYADKLIEEDGQIKTYKYETYNIDMINSGKLLFNLYAKTGDERYKKAIGILRGQLKYQPKTSEGGFWHKLRYTNQMWLDGAYMGTPFLMQYAKEFNQPKDFDEAVLQLELMEKHLRDPKTGLLYHGWDESRFQAWADPETGRSPNVWGRAMGWYAMAVVDALDFLPEEHYGKVVLKGILQRLASAVSRYQDKESGLWYQVVDQGAREGNYLEASVSSMFVYALAKGVNEGHLDKVYWKTAEKGFEGIISELIEVKDDGELNLTQVCAVAGLGGKPYRDGSYEYYVNEKIRTNDPKGVGPFILAAMELGW; this is translated from the coding sequence ATGAAGAAATTAAGTTTATTACTGATAATGGCCATTTTTTTTAGCCAATCAACTTTTGGGCAATCCGGGCAGATTGATGAAGACCTGGATTGGTCAGAGCGGATGGCCCTTTCTGTGATGAAGCGGAATCCTGAAGCCTGGCAGGTGGATTTTATGGATCGGGCGGTATGGAGCTATCCCCAGGGTTTGATGTTACATGCTTTTGAAGAATTGTGGAAGAAAACGGATAATAATACCTATTATAATTATATCCAAGCTTATGCAGATAAGCTGATCGAGGAGGATGGACAGATCAAGACTTACAAGTATGAAACCTATAATATTGACATGATCAATTCAGGTAAGTTGCTGTTCAACCTGTATGCCAAAACTGGTGATGAACGTTATAAGAAGGCCATAGGAATCCTCAGAGGACAGCTGAAATATCAGCCCAAAACCAGTGAAGGGGGATTTTGGCACAAATTGCGCTATACCAATCAAATGTGGCTGGACGGTGCTTATATGGGCACGCCATTTTTGATGCAATATGCCAAGGAGTTTAATCAGCCAAAGGATTTCGATGAAGCCGTGTTGCAGTTGGAATTGATGGAAAAGCACCTGAGGGATCCAAAAACAGGCTTGCTTTACCATGGCTGGGATGAAAGCAGGTTCCAAGCTTGGGCAGATCCTGAAACAGGCAGGTCACCTAATGTATGGGGTAGGGCCATGGGCTGGTATGCCATGGCAGTGGTAGATGCCTTAGATTTTTTACCTGAAGAACATTATGGAAAGGTGGTGCTGAAAGGAATCTTACAAAGACTTGCATCAGCTGTAAGTCGCTATCAAGACAAGGAAAGTGGATTGTGGTACCAAGTGGTCGATCAAGGTGCTCGTGAAGGAAACTATTTGGAAGCATCGGTATCCAGCATGTTTGTTTATGCATTGGCCAAAGGCGTGAATGAGGGGCATTTGGATAAGGTCTATTGGAAAACCGCTGAAAAGGGGTTTGAAGGTATTATCAGTGAGTTGATAGAGGTGAAAGATGATGGTGAACTCAACCTGACGCAAGTATGTGCAGTAGCAGGCTTGGGAGGCAAACCATATCGAGATGGCTCTTATGAATATTATGTCAATGAAAAGATCAGAACCAATGACCCCAAAGGTGTAGGGCCATTTATTTTGGCAGCTATGGAGTTAGGATGGTAG